The Vibrio tapetis subsp. tapetis genome segment GTCTTGTTGCAGGGATGAGTTTGACCGATGCGGTTTCCGCATTTGAAAGTGGCCTTGGTGGCGGTGCTACCATTGCATTAAGTTACGCCATGCTTGGCGCGTTTGCGGTTGCGATTTCTAAATCAGGATTAACTGATTTACTGGCCAACCGAGTAATCAAACACATCAACGGCCAGGAAAGTAATGCTAATTCAGCCGTATTAAAATACGTTGTGTTAGTTGCACTTATTCTAGTGACGGTTTCTTCCCAAAACGTCATTCCTGTTCACATTGCCTTTATTCCAATTTTGATCCCGCCTTTGCTTGGTGTTTTTGCGAAATTGAAGCTCGATCGCCGACTGATAGCTTGTGTGCTTACCTTTGGCTTAGTTACCCCATACATGATTCTTCCTGTTGGGTTTGGTGGCATCTTCCTTAATAATATTCTTCTTGCCAACTTAAACTCAAACGGCATGCAAGTGGTTGCTTCACAAGTTCCAACTGCGATGCTACTGCCTGCAGCGGGCATGCTATTCGGCTTGTTGACGGCGATTTTCTTTAGCTATCGTAATCCACGCGAATATCAAAAAACTGAGCACACGGAGATTCAGCAAGAGAAAGCCATCAATATGCGTCATATCTGGGTTGCTCTTGCGGGTATTGTTGCTGCACTTTCAGTACAGTTAACAACAGGCTCAATGATTATCGGTGCATTAGCTGGCTTTATGGTCTTTACCTTTGGTGGCGTCATTGCGTGGAAAGAAACGCAAGACGTAATCACGAAAGGTGTTCACATGATGGCAATGATTGGCTTTATCATGATTGCAGCAGCGGGTTTTGCTGCGGTAATGAAGCAAACGGGTGGCGTTGAGTCTCTAGTAGAAGCGTTATCAACCAGTATTGGTGACAACAAACCTCTCGCTGCATTATTGATGCTAATCGTCGGTTTATTGGTAACAATGGGCATTGGTTCTTCATTTTCTACCATTCCGATTATTGCCACCATTTATGTACCACTAGCGCTGGCGTTTGGTTTCTCACCAATGGCAACTATCGCTCTTGTGGGTACGGCTGCCGCTCTGGGCGACGCAGGTTCACCCGCTTCGGATTCAACACTTGGTCCTACGTCCGGTCTAAATGCCGACGGCCAACATGAGCACATTTGGGATACGGTAGTACCCACGTTTGTTCACTACAACCTACCACTGATTGTGTTTGGTTGGATTGCAGCGATGGTGTTGTAAGAGGCTTGAGTATTCGCTTCGCTCATAAGGCGTGAGGACGGGCTTCGCCCTGAAGGTAGACTTATGCCTTATGCCTTATGCCTTATGCCTTATGCCTTATGCCTTATGCCTTATGCCTCAACCTACAAAAAAGGCTTGGTTCTCACCAAGCCTTTTCTTTATTCTGCGTTTCTGATTCGGAAGATTACTCTTCGTCGCCTTCAACTGTTGCAGCCGCTTCTTTAATTATTTGTTGAAGTTCACCCTTCTGGAACATCTCAATAATAATATCGCAACCACCAACTAGCTCGCCACTCACCCAAAGTTGTGGGAATGTAGGCCATTGTGCGTACTT includes the following:
- a CDS encoding Na+/H+ antiporter family protein, which gives rise to MNPVVISVCIMLVLALMRVNVVVALTFSAMIGGLVAGMSLTDAVSAFESGLGGGATIALSYAMLGAFAVAISKSGLTDLLANRVIKHINGQESNANSAVLKYVVLVALILVTVSSQNVIPVHIAFIPILIPPLLGVFAKLKLDRRLIACVLTFGLVTPYMILPVGFGGIFLNNILLANLNSNGMQVVASQVPTAMLLPAAGMLFGLLTAIFFSYRNPREYQKTEHTEIQQEKAINMRHIWVALAGIVAALSVQLTTGSMIIGALAGFMVFTFGGVIAWKETQDVITKGVHMMAMIGFIMIAAAGFAAVMKQTGGVESLVEALSTSIGDNKPLAALLMLIVGLLVTMGIGSSFSTIPIIATIYVPLALAFGFSPMATIALVGTAAALGDAGSPASDSTLGPTSGLNADGQHEHIWDTVVPTFVHYNLPLIVFGWIAAMVL